TGCCGATCGGTGGCGGTTTCGAGGGCGTCCAGGGTGTCGGTGACGACGCGCGCGAGCGGCCGGTCGGGCAGTCTTTGCACCTGAGCCGGGGCTTTTGACGCCACCGCGGCCAGCAGGGCGGAGTCCGCCGTGCCGCCCACCACACGCCAGGGGACGGCGACCGGCAGCGCCAGCAGGCCGACCGTGCCGGCACGGTCCGGCCGGCCGGACACCCTGCACAGCGGCTTGCGTAGCGCCAGGCGCGGCGGCGGCATGTCAGTGACGGCGCCGGCGAAGGTCAGCGGCGGCGCCAGCGCGGCCAGTGCGTACACCCAGCCCGCGCCGGCGCCGTGGCCGACCAGCAGCGGTGGGTCCAGATCCGCCAGGTCGAAACGCCGGCCGAGGTAATCGGCATGCCAGTTGACGATGCCGGCCAGGTCCAGGCAGCGCTCGTGTCGATCGAGCACGTTGGCCGCGAAGCGGTCGACGTCGATGCGCGCCACCAGCGCGCCGTGCGCTGCCAGGGCCGGCACGGCGGCGTCGAGCTGCGCATCGCCGGCGCGGCCGAACACGAAGGCCAGGCGTGCCACCGGCCCTGCGGGCTGCTGAATCCGGTAGGTGCCCCAGTCGTCGCTGCTCAGCTCGACCGGCGCCGGCAGCTTGGCGCAGCAGGCGGCCTGGCTCAGCAGCACGGCGATCAGGGCCGGGCAGCGCAACAGCGCCTTCAGGCGCCACGGTTGCCGGGGCCGCGGCGCGGCGTGCGCGCAGCGTGGTGGGTGCGCGTCAGACAAGGGCATGGCTGCGTCTCAGGCGCTGGTGAACACGCGCCGGTAGCCGCCGGCGATCAGTGCCGCGATGTCCAGCAGCAGGAAGTGCGGCGACATTTGGTACGGGTAGGCCAGGTAGGCGCCGCGCCAGACCGGCTGGAATTTTTCCTTGTAGCTGCGCAGGCCCTTGTAGTTGTAGAAGCGGTTGCCGTACTCGTAGGCGAGGCGCGCCAGGCGCTCGCTGGGACGGGCGTATTTGGTCTCGCCGACGCCGGCCAGCGGCGCCATGCCGAGGTTGAACCAGGCGTAGCCGGCGTCGCGGGCGTATTCCAGCAGGCGCACGAACAGAAAATCCATGCAGCCGGGCGGTGCACCGACGCCGTGGCGCATCAGGTCGATGCTCAGCTCCTGGTTTTGGCGGTAATCCGGCATCAGGCTGGCGAAGGCGACGATGTGCTCGCCGCGGCGTACCACGGCGATCGGCGCCTGGCTCAGGTACTGGCGGTCGAAGCGGCCGAGCGAGAAGCCCTTTTCGGCGGTTTTCGTGCCCAGCCACTGGTCCGAGACGGCGCGCAATTCGGCCCAGGTGGCCTCCGGCAGCGGGTGGTCCAGCATGGCAAAGTCCAGCCCTTCGCGCTGGGCGCGGTTGACGGCCCCGCGCAGGTCGTCACGCTTCTTGCCGCGCAGGGAGAAATCGGCGACCGGTACCAGCGCCTGCTCACCGAGCTTGAACAGCCCGAAGCCGTGGTCGTGGTACAGGTGCAGGTTCGCTTCGCTGACCTCGTAGAACACCGGTACGCAGCCGTAGCGGTCGGCAAACTGCCGAAACGCCAGGATGGCGCCCTCCAGGGCAGCCGGCGCGCCGGCCGGGTCGCCGAGCGCCACCAGGCGGTTGCGGATGCTGCCGAAGGCAATCAGGGCGTCGCGGGCCGGGGTGTGGAACAGATATTTGTCGCCGAGCAGGGTCAGATGGGCAAATTCGTGTCCGCCGTGGGTGCTGTAGAAGGTTTTTGCTTCGGCCAGGGCGGCGGCGTCGGGCAGCACCAGGCGCGGCCGCGGCATGGCAAAGGCCAGCCAGCCGAGCATGCCGGCGCCGGTCACCAGGACCGCCAGCAAGCTGCGCGCGAAGCGCGGTGTGTGCTCGCCGGGTGAGAACTTCAGCAGGCTGGCAGCCCACGCCTCGCTGCCATAGAGCGCCGCCCCCAACCAGGCGTATCCGACCAGGGCCGCCAGCAAGGCCAGCAGCCACAGCAGGTTGCGCCGGCTCAGCAGCGGGTAGGCGAGCCGCTCGAAGTGTTCGCGGCGCGTATACAACACGGCGGCGAGCACCAGCAGGTAGCTGGCCTCCTCGTAGTCGAGGCCCTTGGCCAGGCTCAGCAGCGCGCCGGCCAGCAGCATGAACAGCGTCAGCTGATAGGCGCGGCGCACCTGCCCGGCGATGCCCCGCGACAGACCCAGCAGCACCACCCCCGCCACTACCGACAGCAGATGCGAGCCCTCCATAACGGTCGACGGCAGGTAGCTGTGCAACACGGCGCTGCGCTCGGCCAGCGTGGGATACGCCGCCGACACCAACAGCACCAGTCCAGCCAGGAAGGTGAGATAGCCGAGCAGGCGCACACCGACAGCGCCGACCAGCTCCACCGGCAGGCGCAGCACGCCGAGCAACGGATACGCCTCGGCCCGGCGCAGCATGCGCACGAACAGGTTCTCGTCGGGCACGAACAGGCGCGCGCCAAGCACCAGGCCCAGCAGCGCCGGCACCAGGTAATAGCTCAGGCGAAACAGCAGGATGCCGGCCAGCACGCCTTCCGGTGGATAGTCCAGGCCGCGCAGGATCACCAGCAGCGTGCCGTCGAGCACGCCAAGGCCGCCCGGCACCTGGCTGGCGATGCCGGCGGTGGCGGCCAGCGCGAAGGCCAGCAGCAGTTGTTCGGGTTCCGGCTGCACTCCGGCCAGGGCCAGCGCCACGCCCAGCACCGCCAGCGCCAGCGCCCATTCGCCGAACGAGGCCAGCGTCAGCTGCAGGCGCAGGCCGACGGTCAGCGGCGGCAGCTCGTGAAAAAAGCGCCGGTGCAGGGCGCCGCTGCCGGTGAGCAGGAAAAACGCCGGCACGTAGGCGGCAAAGCCGGCCAGCAGCAGCTGCGGCACGCCGCGCGGCAGCGGCAAGGCAATCGCAAGCTGCGGCGACACCACCAGCGCCGCCGCGCACAGCAGGCCAAGGCCCAGCGGTACCGCCAGCAGCTGCAGGCCGGCATAGACCGCGATGGTGCGCCCGGCCACCCCCTCGCGCGACAGGGCCAGGTAGCGGATGCCGCTGCCGGTCATGCCCGACAGGCCGACCAGGTTGGCCAGCGTGCAGGCCGGCCAGGCATAGCTGAGCACCCGCCGAATCGGCAGCCGGATGTTCAGCCAGCGGTTCAGCAACAGGTCGTAGCCGCACATGGCGAGCACCGGCACCAGCGCCAGCAGTTGCAGACCGAGCAGGTCAAGATTGCTCAGCTTGCGCGTAATGGCATGCAGGGCGTGCAGGTCGAGCCCGCGCAGGTCGCGCCAGCCCAGGTACCCGACCAGCGCCAGCACCAGCGGTGGCCAGATCCCGCGCAGCATGCGCAGCGAGCGCCGCAGGGTGGTGGGTGCCGGCTCGACGGTCGAGGCCGCTGGCGCGTCGTGGCTACACGGCTTGGGCGAGTTCACGCGGGCGTCTGGCCGTGGTTGGCAGTGGAAAGGGATTCGGCGTCATGGGTCACGCCCAGGCGTTCCGGGTGTACGGACGCGGTGGGTTCTCCGGCGACGTGGCCGGGATCAGGATTTCCACCCGGTGCGCGGCGACCACGCCGAAGATGACCACCAGCCCCGCGCGTCGGTGTTGCCGTACGCCGACCGCAGCGGCACCGATGAAGCGCAATGCCTCGTAGTGAAACAGTACGCAACCGACGATCAGCAACAGCGACGTGGTGCAGGCGTACAGCATGGCTACGGCTTGGACAGGTGCAGCACCCGGTTGGCGCGCGATTCGGCCAGATACAGGCTGCCGTCGGGCAGCAGGACGATGCCCTGTGGCTGGCGCAGGCGCCGCGCAATGGTGCGCTGCTTGCCGTCCGCGATGCGCACCAGCTTGCCGCTACGGATGCGGCTGATAACCGCCCACAGGCTGCCGTCGGCGCCGCAGGCGAGCTGGTCGATGCCGCGCAGGTTCTCTGCCAGCACTTCAAGACCGGCCGGTCCGTGGGCCAGGATGCGGCCGGTACCGCTCTCGGCAATGCCGATGCGCCCGTCCGGCAGGTTGCACAGGCCTTTGGGGCTGCTCAGGCCGTCCACCAACACCGCCGGTTCGGCGCCCTCGCGCAGCACCCACAGCCGGCCGGCCGATACGCTTTGCGCCACCACCACACTGCCGTCGGGGCGCCGCAGCAAAGCTTCCGGCTTGTCCATGCGCGCCAGCACGCGCAGCCGCGCCGTGGTCGTGTTGTAGGCCATCACGCGGCCATCCGGATCGGTTTCGCTGACCAGCACGCTGTCGTCCAGAGCCAGCAGGCCGTCCGGTTCGCCGAAGTCGCCGAACACGGTTTTCGGGCCGTCCGGGGTCAGTTCCACCAGCAGGCCGGGGATGGTTTCGAGCGCCACGTAGCGCAATCGTCCGTCGGACCCCAGGGCCAGGCTGTCGGGTCGGGACAGGCGGATTTTGTCGGTGATTTTCCAGCCGTCACGCAGCTGCAGCGGCCAGCGGGCGCCGTAATACACGCCGCCCACCAGGGCCAGGATCAGCGCAGCGGTAGCCAGCCGGCCGACGCGTCGCATGCGGTTGCGGCGTTGTCGGTCCGCAGCCGAACGTCGATTGACACCTTTCGAAATCATGGGGTGGTATGCCTTGCGGTCTGGAACGGACGCGGGATGGTAGGGGCACAGCTCACCGCTGGCACCCTTTACGGGTGGACTGCAAGCCGCGGCGCCGGATTGCCGGGCGCTCCGGGCCACAGGCCAAGGTGCTGGCGATATATCCGCGCGGCGCCCTGGTAGAGCGCCAGGGCCGGGTCGAGCAGCCGGCTGTCGGCCGCCAGCGGACGGGCCGTGCGGGCGTCGGCCGGTTCCAGCACGCTGGCCTTGTTGCCCGGCGACAGCACCACCAGTCGCTGGTGGTCCAGCAGGCCCAGGTGCTGGTAGTTGCTCAGCAGGGCCCGTTCGTCGGCGTCGGTCATGCGCAGGATGTCCTTGCCGAAAAAGCGGCTGTCGTAGTTCCAGTGCAGCAGGCCGAGCAGGGTCGGGGCGACGTCGATCTGCCCGACCAGGCGTTCGATGCGCTGCGGCTGCACATGCGCCGGCGAGTACACGAACAGCGGGATGCGGTAGCGATCCAGGGGCAGGGCGGTGCGCCCGTCGCTGCCGGCGCAGTGATCGGCGACGATCACGAACAGCGTGTCGTTGAACCAGGGCTTCTGACGGGCTTTTTCCAGCAGGTCGCCGATGGCCCAGTCGGTGTATTTGACGGCTCCGGCACGGCCGGTTTTGGACGGGATGTCGATGCGGCCGTCCGGGTAGCTGTACGGCCGGTGGTTAGAGGTGGTCATCACCAGCTGGAAGAACGGCTGGCCACGGGCGAAGTCGCCGTCCGCCTCGCGCATGGCCCGGTCGTACAGGCTCTCGTCGGCCACGCCCCAAATATTGGCGAAGGCGATTTCCGGGGACGTCATGGCGGCCCGGTCGACGATGCGAAAGCCGTTCTTGCCGAAAAAGTCGTTCATGTTGTCGAAATAGCCAAAGCCACCGTACAGGAAGGTGCTGTCGTAGCCGTGGGCGGCAAACAGCTGCCCCAGCGAGAACAGGCCCCCGTTGTCCGGGCGTTTGACGATCGACTCCCCCGGCGTGGGCGGCACCGACAGGGTGAGCGATTCCAGGCCGCGTACGGTGCGCGTGCCGGTGGCGTACAGATTGCTCAGCCACAGGCTCTGTGCGGCCAGGCGGTCCAGGTTGGGTGTCAGGCCGGTGGTGTCGGCGTCGGTTGTGCCGTATGCGCCCAGATACTTGGCCGACAGGCTCTCGACCACGATCAGCATCACGTTCAGGTTCCGTTCGGGGCCGCGGTCGGTGTTGTCGACGTGGCGGGCCAGGTCATAGCCGGCCGGCGTCAGGAAGGTCTGGTTCGGTTGCTGCACCTGACGTCGCAACTGCGCGGCAACGGCCGCGTCGTCGTGCTGGATGTAGAACTGCGCGTAGCTCAGTTCGGCATCGCGAAAGGCGTGAAAGAACTGGTACGGGCCGTTTTCGGAAAGCTCGTTCAGGTATTGATTGTCGAAAGCCTGTCCCGGGCGCTGATCGAGCGCCAGGAAAGCCACTGCCGGCAGCAGCAACAGCCCGCCGCCGACGAGCAGGCGCGCCTTGAGCGGGCTGTCGGCATCCAGCGTGCGCCTGATCGGCCGGCGCAGCGCCCACAGCAGGGCCAGCGCCAGCAGCCCGAGGCCGCCCAGCAGCCAGCCGACCGGATACGACTCGCGGATGTTGCCCAGCACCTCGTCGCTGTAGACCAGATAGTCGACGGCGATGAAGTTGAAGCGGGCCCCGAACTCACCCCAGAACACCCACTCGGCGGCCAGCACGAACAGCAGGCCGTACAGCAGCGCGTAACAAAGCCCGTACGCCAGCGGCCGATGCCAGCGGCTGCGAAACAGCCGCTGCGGTGCCAGCATCAGATACAGCACCAGTGGCACCGCCGCATAGGCCAGGAAGGCCAGGTCGTACAGCGCGCCGGTGCCATACAGGCGCAGCAGCGTGCCGGGGCCAAGCTCGACATCACTCCAGGCGGTCAGCAGCAGGGCGGTGCGCAGCAGCGCAAAGCAGGCCAGCGCGGCCAGGCCCAGCGGCAGCAACAGGCGGAAGCGGCCGCTGGATCGGTCAGTCGAGGGCATCGCGATTTTCCGTGTGGACAGGCGCCGGGGTGGCGTGGGGTCGCGGCAAAACGACCGGCAAAACCGGCAGAGCCCGCGCCCCAGGCGCCGCTACTGCGACAGCGGGCTGCGTGTCGAGTTCGGCCGGACAAAAAGTGGCC
The sequence above is a segment of the Immundisolibacter sp. genome. Coding sequences within it:
- the mprF gene encoding bifunctional lysylphosphatidylglycerol flippase/synthetase MprF: MNSPKPCSHDAPAASTVEPAPTTLRRSLRMLRGIWPPLVLALVGYLGWRDLRGLDLHALHAITRKLSNLDLLGLQLLALVPVLAMCGYDLLLNRWLNIRLPIRRVLSYAWPACTLANLVGLSGMTGSGIRYLALSREGVAGRTIAVYAGLQLLAVPLGLGLLCAAALVVSPQLAIALPLPRGVPQLLLAGFAAYVPAFFLLTGSGALHRRFFHELPPLTVGLRLQLTLASFGEWALALAVLGVALALAGVQPEPEQLLLAFALAATAGIASQVPGGLGVLDGTLLVILRGLDYPPEGVLAGILLFRLSYYLVPALLGLVLGARLFVPDENLFVRMLRRAEAYPLLGVLRLPVELVGAVGVRLLGYLTFLAGLVLLVSAAYPTLAERSAVLHSYLPSTVMEGSHLLSVVAGVVLLGLSRGIAGQVRRAYQLTLFMLLAGALLSLAKGLDYEEASYLLVLAAVLYTRREHFERLAYPLLSRRNLLWLLALLAALVGYAWLGAALYGSEAWAASLLKFSPGEHTPRFARSLLAVLVTGAGMLGWLAFAMPRPRLVLPDAAALAEAKTFYSTHGGHEFAHLTLLGDKYLFHTPARDALIAFGSIRNRLVALGDPAGAPAALEGAILAFRQFADRYGCVPVFYEVSEANLHLYHDHGFGLFKLGEQALVPVADFSLRGKKRDDLRGAVNRAQREGLDFAMLDHPLPEATWAELRAVSDQWLGTKTAEKGFSLGRFDRQYLSQAPIAVVRRGEHIVAFASLMPDYRQNQELSIDLMRHGVGAPPGCMDFLFVRLLEYARDAGYAWFNLGMAPLAGVGETKYARPSERLARLAYEYGNRFYNYKGLRSYKEKFQPVWRGAYLAYPYQMSPHFLLLDIAALIAGGYRRVFTSA
- a CDS encoding AcvB/VirJ family lysyl-phosphatidylglycerol hydrolase, with product MPLSDAHPPRCAHAAPRPRQPWRLKALLRCPALIAVLLSQAACCAKLPAPVELSSDDWGTYRIQQPAGPVARLAFVFGRAGDAQLDAAVPALAAHGALVARIDVDRFAANVLDRHERCLDLAGIVNWHADYLGRRFDLADLDPPLLVGHGAGAGWVYALAALAPPLTFAGAVTDMPPPRLALRKPLCRVSGRPDRAGTVGLLALPVAVPWRVVGGTADSALLAAVASKAPAQVQRLPDRPLARVVTDTLDALETATDRQTASVGDLPLVELPAKQATDSLAVIYSGDGGWRDIDKTLGDLLARQGMAVVGVDSVRYFWRHRDPQRTADDLIRILDHYRSAWGSRRVVLIGYSFGADILPFAYNRLPADWQQRVGTLALLAPGRSADFEVSISGWLGRANAGAAPTLPELQRIPPAKVLCVYGAKEKTESLCTAPGAGAITRLERPGDHHFDRRYDLIADAIRAHLAAGKP
- a CDS encoding LTA synthase family protein, producing MPSTDRSSGRFRLLLPLGLAALACFALLRTALLLTAWSDVELGPGTLLRLYGTGALYDLAFLAYAAVPLVLYLMLAPQRLFRSRWHRPLAYGLCYALLYGLLFVLAAEWVFWGEFGARFNFIAVDYLVYSDEVLGNIRESYPVGWLLGGLGLLALALLWALRRPIRRTLDADSPLKARLLVGGGLLLLPAVAFLALDQRPGQAFDNQYLNELSENGPYQFFHAFRDAELSYAQFYIQHDDAAVAAQLRRQVQQPNQTFLTPAGYDLARHVDNTDRGPERNLNVMLIVVESLSAKYLGAYGTTDADTTGLTPNLDRLAAQSLWLSNLYATGTRTVRGLESLTLSVPPTPGESIVKRPDNGGLFSLGQLFAAHGYDSTFLYGGFGYFDNMNDFFGKNGFRIVDRAAMTSPEIAFANIWGVADESLYDRAMREADGDFARGQPFFQLVMTTSNHRPYSYPDGRIDIPSKTGRAGAVKYTDWAIGDLLEKARQKPWFNDTLFVIVADHCAGSDGRTALPLDRYRIPLFVYSPAHVQPQRIERLVGQIDVAPTLLGLLHWNYDSRFFGKDILRMTDADERALLSNYQHLGLLDHQRLVVLSPGNKASVLEPADARTARPLAADSRLLDPALALYQGAARIYRQHLGLWPGAPGNPAPRLAVHP